One Leptospira bourretii DNA segment encodes these proteins:
- a CDS encoding ankyrin repeat domain-containing protein, with the protein MLQFLSSRFLISAPLYFVFLAFIGMSVSCTEDESVVKAPKSLELRLFQAVDKGNLELVKELLAEGVSINAKDSLGNSSLIKAVDEEELAIAKFLIHKGANVNLRNTTGETALYRAVYRGNLELVKLLVEAGAETKVKTVGGVSIAELAEERGEDGILKYLRSLK; encoded by the coding sequence ATGTTACAATTTCTATCCAGTCGATTTTTAATTTCAGCACCACTTTATTTTGTTTTTTTGGCTTTCATCGGAATGAGTGTTTCGTGTACGGAAGACGAATCTGTAGTCAAAGCTCCTAAGAGTTTGGAATTACGTCTCTTTCAGGCTGTCGACAAGGGAAACCTCGAACTAGTCAAAGAACTGTTAGCGGAAGGTGTTTCGATCAATGCAAAGGATTCCCTAGGCAATTCCTCCTTAATCAAAGCAGTTGATGAGGAAGAATTGGCGATTGCCAAATTTTTAATCCACAAAGGTGCCAACGTCAACCTTCGTAACACAACAGGTGAGACCGCCCTCTACCGCGCCGTCTATCGTGGTAATTTAGAATTAGTCAAACTTCTGGTAGAAGCCGGTGCAGAAACCAAAGTCAAAACCGTAGGTGGGGTCAGCATTGCAGAGCTGGCAGAAGAACGAGGGGAAGACGGGATCTTGAAATATCTGCGTTCGCTTAAATAG
- a CDS encoding prohibitin family protein has product MKRRSIFPNSFRFLPIIAVSLFFVSCLTIISPGEVGLMWRPYSSGLSQKPLESRVQTYMPWNSVYVYSIQWVSHQEKVEVLTRDDLTITVSAAIIIRPIENEIYELEMEIGRGYYEKVVKPQFRTAIRNILSAYNMVSISKETPNVSAQIKKSLAEKLKDKHVEIDDVIIDDVEYSPSILKAIESKLTKQQEQEQMKFEINIAKRDAEIQQITADGRAKAVLIEADAQAKAQKMISESLTPKYIQLKAMENPNNKLIFVPNGKDGLPIIVNPEGK; this is encoded by the coding sequence ATGAAACGTCGATCCATTTTTCCCAACAGTTTCCGGTTCCTTCCCATAATTGCGGTAAGTCTATTTTTTGTATCTTGTCTCACCATCATCAGTCCGGGTGAAGTTGGGCTTATGTGGCGACCATATAGTAGCGGTCTTAGCCAAAAACCCCTAGAATCCAGGGTACAAACTTATATGCCTTGGAATAGTGTTTACGTTTATTCTATTCAGTGGGTGAGTCACCAGGAAAAAGTAGAAGTTCTCACTCGTGACGATTTAACAATTACAGTGAGTGCTGCCATCATCATCCGGCCAATCGAAAACGAAATTTACGAATTGGAAATGGAAATTGGAAGGGGTTACTATGAGAAGGTAGTCAAACCTCAATTTCGCACAGCCATACGAAATATTTTGTCTGCTTATAATATGGTTTCGATATCCAAAGAAACACCGAATGTTTCGGCCCAAATTAAAAAGTCCCTGGCTGAGAAGTTAAAAGATAAACATGTCGAAATTGATGATGTGATTATCGATGACGTAGAATATAGTCCATCCATATTAAAAGCAATCGAGAGTAAACTCACCAAACAACAAGAACAGGAACAAATGAAGTTCGAAATTAACATTGCTAAACGAGATGCGGAGATTCAACAAATCACTGCAGATGGTAGAGCGAAGGCCGTTCTCATCGAAGCGGACGCTCAAGCGAAAGCGCAAAAGATGATTTCTGAATCATTAACACCAAAATACATTCAGTTGAAAGCAATGGAGAATCCAAATAATAAATTGATTTTTGTTCCCAATGGAAAAGATGGATTGCCGATTATTGTGAATCCGGAGGGGAAATAG